From the genome of Phreatobacter cathodiphilus, one region includes:
- a CDS encoding carboxylesterase/lipase family protein has product MARANATIRAAGIAALLGLQVLTGPAAGQSPLQRDTRFGPVVGAADAAGGTVSWKGVPFARPPVGDLRWRPPVDPVPWTAPRPATAFAEACVQSGRLYGPGLNNRYDETIGTTLGRTLGSEDCLYLNVWSPAAPATAPRPVIVWVHGGSNITGYTADPVYDGATLARTADAVVVSVPYRLGIFGFLDVAQLRTGDPAGDSGNFALLDIIQALRFVRADIARFGGDPERVTLMGESAGAVNVYALMTSPLLAGAEPKLFHRLIALSGGISSVAGLPPGSIAPIVPRRIWTARGEALVVQSLLADGTAADEAAAKAHVAGRSAPEIAAYLRGKSADDLLTTVLRRLVPRGQGGANPVPDASVVPEDPIAAIRAGRYVAVPVLAGNTRDETRLFPSLLALRPDLGGVNGRLLDDAAVFALVSRYDPDGPPATRIEDWIHPSYLPVDAPRTGFLARSAELDRIWFAALRDDVLDALRARQADVWHYRFDWDRLPAPFDVLYGAAHAFDLPFVFGNFGPSLYARISFSRRNAPGRLALSRVMMTSIGAFARSGDPNVAALGIRWKPWPAQIVFDADDTAPRITEREGGK; this is encoded by the coding sequence ATGGCGAGAGCGAACGCAACCATCCGGGCGGCGGGGATCGCAGCCCTCCTCGGCCTGCAGGTCCTTACCGGGCCGGCCGCCGGCCAGTCACCCCTGCAGCGCGACACCCGGTTCGGGCCGGTCGTCGGCGCCGCGGACGCCGCCGGCGGCACCGTGAGCTGGAAGGGCGTGCCCTTCGCCCGTCCGCCGGTCGGCGACCTGCGCTGGCGCCCGCCGGTCGATCCCGTGCCGTGGACGGCACCGCGCCCGGCCACCGCCTTCGCCGAGGCCTGCGTCCAGTCCGGCCGGCTCTACGGCCCCGGCCTTAACAACCGCTACGACGAGACGATCGGCACCACGCTCGGCCGCACGCTCGGCTCGGAGGACTGCCTCTATCTCAACGTCTGGAGCCCTGCAGCGCCCGCGACCGCGCCGCGCCCCGTCATCGTCTGGGTCCATGGCGGCAGCAACATCACCGGCTACACCGCCGATCCCGTCTATGACGGCGCGACCCTGGCGCGCACCGCCGATGCCGTCGTGGTTTCCGTGCCCTACCGGCTCGGCATTTTCGGCTTCCTCGACGTCGCCCAGCTCCGCACCGGCGACCCCGCCGGCGATTCCGGCAATTTCGCCCTGCTCGACATCATCCAGGCGCTGCGCTTCGTGCGGGCCGACATCGCCCGGTTCGGCGGCGACCCGGAGCGGGTGACGCTGATGGGCGAATCCGCCGGCGCGGTGAACGTCTATGCGCTCATGACCTCACCCCTGCTCGCCGGCGCCGAGCCGAAACTGTTCCACCGCCTCATCGCCCTTAGCGGCGGCATCTCCTCGGTGGCGGGCCTGCCGCCCGGCTCCATCGCACCGATCGTCCCGCGCCGCATCTGGACCGCGCGCGGCGAGGCCCTGGTGGTGCAGTCGCTTCTCGCCGACGGCACGGCGGCCGACGAGGCGGCGGCCAAGGCGCATGTCGCCGGCCGCAGCGCGCCCGAGATCGCCGCCTATCTGCGCGGCAAGTCGGCCGACGACCTGCTCACCACCGTGCTGCGCCGGCTCGTGCCGCGCGGGCAGGGCGGTGCCAACCCCGTTCCCGACGCAAGCGTGGTGCCGGAGGACCCGATCGCCGCCATCCGCGCCGGCCGCTATGTCGCCGTTCCCGTCCTTGCCGGCAACACCCGCGACGAGACCCGGCTCTTCCCCTCGCTGCTGGCGCTGCGGCCGGATCTCGGCGGCGTCAACGGCCGCCTGCTCGACGATGCCGCCGTCTTCGCCCTCGTCTCCCGCTACGACCCGGACGGGCCGCCCGCCACCCGCATCGAGGACTGGATTCACCCGAGCTACCTGCCCGTGGACGCGCCGCGGACCGGTTTCCTCGCCCGCAGCGCCGAACTCGACCGCATCTGGTTCGCCGCCCTGCGCGACGACGTGCTCGACGCGCTTCGCGCCCGCCAGGCGGACGTCTGGCATTACCGCTTCGACTGGGACCGCCTGCCCGCCCCCTTCGACGTGCTCTACGGCGCCGCCCACGCCTTCGACCTGCCCTTCGTCTTCGGCAATTTCGGCCCCTCGCTCTATGCCCGCATCTCCTTCTCGCGCCGCAACGCGCCCGGCCGTCTCGCCCTGTCGCGGGTGATGATGACCAGCATCGGAGCCTTCGCGCGCTCCGGCGATCCCAACGTCGCGGCCCTCGGCATCCGCTGGAAACCCTGGCCCGCGCAGATCGTCTTCGACGCCGACGACACCGCGCCGCGCATCACCGAGCGGGAGGGAGGGAAGTGA
- a CDS encoding DUF1674 domain-containing protein, producing the protein MSENPVFSTAVAIDQPTARVETPVKVLSEAAKRALAEAAERRAALDAKAAELAANPEMHGRGGADPVRYDDWEVGGIAVDF; encoded by the coding sequence ATGAGCGAGAACCCCGTCTTTTCCACCGCCGTCGCCATCGACCAGCCGACCGCCCGGGTCGAAACCCCGGTGAAGGTCCTGTCGGAGGCGGCGAAACGCGCTCTGGCGGAAGCCGCCGAGCGCCGCGCCGCGCTCGACGCCAAGGCGGCGGAGCTCGCTGCCAACCCGGAAATGCACGGGCGCGGCGGCGCCGATCCCGTGCGCTACGACGATTGGGAGGTCGGCGGCATCGCCGTCGACTTCTAG
- the gloB gene encoding hydroxyacylglutathione hydrolase, producing the protein MAADVHMFTCLSDNFGALIHDRATGATAAIDVPEAEPVLAAAREKGWTISHILVTHHHPDHVQGIEAVKAATKAHVVANAADAHRIPLVDEMVAPGGKARFGSLEADVIDTPGHTVGHIVYHFASEKILFSGDTLFSLGCGRLFEGTPQQMWEALKVLRALPDDTAVYCGHEYTASNATFSLTVDPDNAALKARAEEVFRLREAGQPTLPTTIGREKATNPFLRADDAAIAAVLGMRGRLPAEVFAELRERKNKA; encoded by the coding sequence ATGGCCGCCGACGTTCACATGTTCACCTGTCTCAGCGACAATTTCGGCGCGCTGATCCATGACCGCGCCACCGGCGCGACGGCCGCCATCGACGTGCCGGAAGCGGAGCCGGTGCTGGCGGCGGCCCGCGAGAAGGGCTGGACCATCAGCCACATCCTCGTCACCCATCACCATCCGGACCACGTTCAGGGCATCGAGGCGGTGAAGGCGGCGACCAAGGCCCATGTCGTCGCCAACGCGGCGGACGCCCACCGCATCCCGCTGGTCGACGAGATGGTGGCGCCCGGCGGCAAGGCGCGCTTCGGCTCGCTCGAGGCGGACGTCATCGACACGCCCGGCCACACGGTGGGGCACATCGTCTATCACTTCGCGAGCGAGAAAATCCTGTTCTCCGGCGACACGCTGTTCTCGCTGGGCTGCGGCCGCCTCTTCGAGGGCACGCCGCAGCAGATGTGGGAGGCGCTGAAGGTGCTGCGGGCGCTGCCCGACGACACCGCCGTCTATTGCGGCCACGAATATACCGCCTCCAACGCCACGTTCTCGCTCACCGTGGATCCCGACAATGCGGCGCTGAAGGCGCGGGCCGAGGAGGTGTTCCGCCTGCGCGAGGCCGGCCAGCCGACGCTGCCGACCACCATCGGCCGGGAGAAGGCGACGAACCCCTTCCTGCGCGCCGACGACGCCGCCATCGCCGCGGTGCTCGGCATGCGGGGGCGCCTGCCGGCGGAGGTCTTCGCCGAGCTGCGCGAGCGCAAGAACAAGGCCTGA
- a CDS encoding methyltransferase domain-containing protein codes for MVARRMVTRAVRSHWPSARGMLTVGLGYCTPYLGIFREEADRSLAFMPARQGVISWPTARPGRSALVEDDMLPLADAAVDRLLIVHALEVSNDVQALLREAWRVLAAGGKVLAVVPNRRGLWAQRDTTPFGQGRPYSARQLTELMRQSSFTPVAWSQALWVPPISTALVLRSAMAWERMGSALGLPFAGVHLVEATKQVYKPAPLRRERTVEIFRPVLAPQPAARGVDRVGEGEG; via the coding sequence ATGGTCGCGCGGCGCATGGTGACGCGCGCCGTGCGCAGCCACTGGCCCTCGGCCCGCGGCATGCTCACCGTCGGCCTCGGCTACTGCACCCCCTATCTCGGCATCTTCCGCGAGGAGGCCGACCGCTCCCTCGCCTTCATGCCGGCGCGCCAGGGCGTCATTTCCTGGCCGACGGCGCGGCCCGGCCGCTCGGCCCTCGTCGAGGACGACATGCTGCCGCTGGCGGACGCGGCGGTCGACCGGCTGCTCATCGTCCATGCGCTGGAGGTCTCGAACGACGTGCAGGCGCTGCTGCGCGAGGCCTGGCGCGTGCTGGCGGCGGGTGGAAAGGTGCTGGCCGTCGTGCCCAACCGCCGCGGCCTCTGGGCCCAGCGCGACACCACGCCCTTCGGCCAGGGGCGGCCCTATTCGGCGCGCCAGCTCACCGAGCTGATGCGCCAGTCCTCCTTCACGCCGGTGGCCTGGAGCCAGGCGCTCTGGGTGCCGCCGATCAGCACCGCCCTGGTGCTGCGCTCCGCCATGGCCTGGGAGCGCATGGGCTCGGCGCTCGGCCTGCCCTTCGCCGGCGTCCACCTCGTCGAGGCGACCAAGCAGGTCTACAAGCCTGCCCCGCTCCGGCGCGAGCGCACGGTGGAGATCTTCCGCCCGGTGCTCGCCCCGCAGCCGGCGGCGCGCGGCGTCGACCGGGTGGGCGAGGGAGAAGGCTAG
- a CDS encoding helix-turn-helix domain-containing protein, which translates to MTPFGARVRALREERGATLTAMAEAVGVSPAYLSALEHGKRGRPSWYLIQRIIAYFGIIWDEAEELAKLAEISHPRIVIDTSGLSPQATELANLLARRVSLLSDEEIGELLFVLKSKLPGR; encoded by the coding sequence ATGACGCCATTCGGCGCCCGGGTCCGCGCCCTGCGCGAAGAGCGGGGCGCCACCCTCACCGCCATGGCGGAGGCGGTGGGCGTGTCGCCCGCCTATCTCTCGGCGCTGGAGCACGGCAAGCGCGGGCGCCCGAGCTGGTACCTGATCCAGCGCATCATCGCCTATTTCGGCATCATTTGGGACGAGGCGGAGGAGCTAGCGAAGCTCGCCGAGATCTCCCATCCGCGCATCGTCATCGACACCTCCGGCCTGTCGCCGCAGGCGACGGAACTCGCGAACCTTCTCGCCCGCCGCGTGTCGCTGCTCTCCGACGAGGAGATCGGCGAATTGCTCTTCGTGCTGAAGTCCAAGCTGCCGGGGCGCTAG
- the cmk gene encoding (d)CMP kinase, translating into MIVAIDGPAASGKGTLARRIAGHYRLPHLDTGLLYRGVGQIMRDRGFPLDNVEIAAAIAENLDLADLDAEKLRTREAGEAASVVAAHGPVRRALLDLQRAFAAQAGGAVLDGRDIGTVIAPGAEAKLFVTASPQERARRRFRELVGRGECADTDEALAAVLADIARRDERDSGRADAPLTVAADAVTLDTTDLGIEQAVAAALAAVEARRR; encoded by the coding sequence ATGATCGTCGCCATCGACGGACCGGCGGCCTCGGGCAAGGGCACCCTCGCCCGCCGCATCGCCGGCCATTACCGCCTGCCGCATCTCGACACCGGCCTGCTCTATCGCGGCGTCGGGCAGATCATGCGCGACCGCGGCTTCCCGCTCGACAATGTGGAGATCGCCGCCGCCATCGCCGAGAATCTCGACCTCGCCGACCTCGACGCGGAGAAGCTGCGCACCCGCGAGGCGGGCGAGGCGGCTTCCGTGGTCGCCGCCCACGGCCCGGTGCGCCGCGCCCTCCTCGACCTGCAGCGCGCCTTCGCGGCCCAGGCGGGCGGCGCGGTGCTCGACGGTCGCGACATCGGAACGGTGATCGCGCCCGGCGCCGAGGCCAAGCTCTTCGTCACCGCGAGCCCGCAGGAACGGGCGCGGCGGCGCTTCCGCGAGCTGGTCGGCCGGGGCGAATGTGCGGACACGGACGAGGCGCTCGCCGCCGTGCTCGCCGACATCGCCCGCCGCGACGAACGCGATTCCGGCCGCGCCGACGCGCCGCTGACGGTCGCCGCCGACGCGGTGACGCTGGACACCACCGACCTCGGCATCGAACAGGCGGTGGCGGCGGCGCTGGCGGCCGTCGAGGCCCGGCGGCGATGA
- the aroA gene encoding 3-phosphoshikimate 1-carboxyvinyltransferase, whose protein sequence is MSASETKTPLTSRRGAALAGTITVPGDKSISHRALMFGLLTVGETRITGLLEGEDVLNTAKVCRQLGATVERTGPGAWRVQGVGVGGLKEPTEPLDFGNAGTGCRLMMGVIGCHPIRATFDGDASLRKRPMRRALDPLELFGVRVVEQGEGGRLPITIQGPKDAVPVTYESPVASAQVKSAVLLAGLNAPGITTVIETEATRDHTERMLSHFGAEVTVTPHGAHGRRIDLVGQPELKAAPVVVPADPSSAAFPIVAAAIVPGSDVTVTGVMMNPLRTGLITTLIEMGAEIEVLNARVESGEDIADLRVRGSRLTGVDVPAHRAPSMIDEYPVLAVAAAFAEGPTRMRGLHELRVKESDRLAAVAAGLAAAGVAHTIEGDDLIVAGDGRAPGGGTVETHMDHRIAMSFLVMGLATAQPMRVDDTAFIATSFPDFVGLMRGLGADFS, encoded by the coding sequence TTGAGCGCATCCGAGACCAAGACACCGCTGACCTCGCGCCGCGGCGCCGCCCTCGCCGGCACCATCACCGTGCCGGGCGACAAGTCCATTTCCCACCGCGCCCTGATGTTCGGGCTGCTGACGGTCGGCGAGACCCGGATCACCGGCCTCCTCGAGGGCGAGGACGTGCTCAACACGGCGAAGGTCTGCCGGCAGCTCGGCGCGACGGTGGAGCGCACGGGACCCGGCGCCTGGCGGGTGCAGGGCGTCGGCGTCGGCGGCCTGAAGGAGCCGACGGAGCCGCTCGACTTCGGCAATGCCGGCACCGGATGTCGCCTGATGATGGGCGTCATCGGCTGCCATCCGATCCGCGCGACCTTCGACGGCGACGCCTCGCTGCGCAAGCGGCCGATGCGGCGGGCCCTCGACCCGCTGGAGCTGTTCGGCGTGCGCGTCGTGGAGCAGGGCGAGGGCGGGCGCCTGCCGATCACCATCCAGGGGCCGAAGGACGCCGTGCCGGTGACCTACGAATCCCCGGTGGCTTCGGCGCAGGTGAAGTCGGCCGTGCTGCTCGCCGGTCTCAATGCGCCGGGCATCACCACCGTCATCGAGACGGAAGCGACGCGCGACCACACCGAGCGGATGCTGAGCCATTTCGGCGCCGAAGTGACGGTGACGCCGCACGGCGCGCACGGCCGGCGCATCGACCTCGTCGGACAGCCGGAGCTGAAGGCGGCGCCGGTGGTGGTGCCGGCAGACCCCTCCTCCGCCGCCTTCCCCATCGTCGCGGCGGCCATCGTTCCCGGGTCCGACGTCACCGTGACCGGCGTGATGATGAACCCGCTGCGCACCGGCCTGATCACCACGCTGATCGAGATGGGCGCCGAGATCGAGGTGCTGAACGCGAGGGTGGAGTCGGGCGAGGACATCGCCGACCTGCGCGTGCGCGGCTCGCGCCTGACCGGCGTCGACGTGCCGGCGCACCGCGCGCCATCGATGATCGACGAATACCCGGTGCTGGCGGTCGCGGCCGCCTTCGCCGAGGGGCCGACGCGGATGCGCGGCCTGCACGAGCTGCGGGTGAAGGAATCCGACCGCCTGGCAGCGGTGGCGGCCGGCCTCGCCGCGGCCGGCGTCGCCCATACCATCGAGGGCGACGACCTCATCGTCGCCGGCGACGGCCGTGCGCCGGGCGGCGGCACGGTCGAAACCCACATGGACCACCGCATCGCCATGAGCTTCCTCGTCATGGGCCTCGCCACGGCCCAGCCGATGCGCGTGGACGACACCGCCTTCATCGCCACCAGCTTCCCCGACTTCGTCGGGCTGATGCGCGGCCTCGGGGCGGATTTCTCATGA
- a CDS encoding TIGR02300 family protein, with product MARPELGVKRICPTTGKKFYDLNRDPIVSPYTGEVLQRVMFEPARRGAAAAAAKVAPQADEEDAELEVQDAELVSLEEADEEEASPAKAATLDDDVDVDVEDTADDDDTFLAEDEDEDDGDVSDLIGDAADDEDDQ from the coding sequence GTGGCGAGACCCGAACTCGGCGTGAAGCGCATCTGCCCCACGACCGGCAAGAAATTCTACGACCTGAACCGCGACCCCATCGTCTCGCCCTATACGGGTGAGGTGCTGCAGCGCGTGATGTTCGAGCCCGCCCGCCGCGGCGCCGCCGCTGCCGCCGCCAAGGTCGCCCCGCAGGCGGACGAGGAGGATGCGGAGCTCGAGGTGCAGGACGCCGAGCTGGTCAGCCTCGAAGAGGCGGACGAGGAGGAAGCGTCCCCGGCCAAGGCCGCCACCCTCGACGACGACGTGGACGTCGACGTGGAGGACACGGCGGACGACGACGACACCTTCCTCGCCGAGGACGAGGATGAGGACGACGGCGACGTCTCCGACCTCATCGGCGACGCCGCCGACGACGAGGACGACCAGTAA
- the rimP gene encoding ribosome maturation factor RimP, with amino-acid sequence MSAEEPRHTPDLPAGASAPEADPRLIVETGVAARVAAIVGPVLEGLGFRLVRVRISGSQGGGSTLQIMGERPDGTFTIDDCEATSRALSPVLDVEDPIAAAYNLEISSPGIDRPLVRAGDFVRWAGYEVRIEMAVAQDGRKRFRGFILGAEDGRAKIRRTDVKGDEPAEILLPIEEIGEARLVLTDDLIREALRRAKAAGRAMDEDDEDEDFDGDGEEAEDATDDTDLVIVRPGTPRPVRGAPAPKKKPSPGTPYSRGPKPKGPGRYAKPKPSR; translated from the coding sequence GTGTCAGCGGAAGAGCCGCGCCACACGCCTGACCTGCCCGCCGGGGCCAGCGCCCCGGAGGCCGACCCGCGCCTGATCGTCGAGACCGGCGTCGCCGCCCGCGTCGCCGCCATCGTCGGGCCGGTGCTCGAGGGCCTCGGCTTCCGCCTGGTGCGTGTGCGCATCTCCGGTTCGCAGGGCGGCGGCTCGACGCTGCAGATCATGGGCGAGCGCCCCGACGGCACCTTCACCATCGACGATTGCGAGGCGACCAGCCGGGCGCTGTCGCCGGTCCTCGACGTCGAGGACCCGATCGCTGCCGCCTACAACCTGGAGATTTCCTCGCCCGGCATCGACCGGCCGCTGGTCCGCGCCGGCGACTTCGTCCGCTGGGCCGGTTACGAGGTCCGGATCGAGATGGCGGTCGCCCAGGACGGCCGCAAGCGCTTCCGCGGCTTCATCCTCGGCGCCGAGGACGGCCGCGCGAAGATCCGCCGCACCGACGTCAAGGGTGACGAGCCGGCCGAGATTCTCCTGCCCATCGAGGAAATCGGCGAGGCCCGCCTGGTGCTCACCGACGACCTCATCCGCGAGGCGCTGCGCCGCGCCAAGGCCGCCGGCCGCGCCATGGACGAGGACGACGAGGACGAGGATTTCGACGGGGACGGCGAGGAGGCGGAGGACGCCACCGACGACACCGATCTCGTCATCGTTCGCCCCGGCACGCCGCGCCCGGTGCGGGGCGCCCCGGCGCCGAAGAAGAAGCCCTCGCCCGGCACGCCCTATTCGCGCGGTCCCAAGCCCAAGGGCCCGGGCCGCTACGCCAAACCCAAACCATCCCGCTAG